The following are from one region of the Penaeus monodon isolate SGIC_2016 chromosome 19, NSTDA_Pmon_1, whole genome shotgun sequence genome:
- the LOC119585448 gene encoding uncharacterized protein LOC119585448, whose protein sequence is MSLKICNLQGVTDALFREFLSQPGERQWCSEILRSITKGERVETNDFLKLSSDTPPRSSPRSSPVNSPRNHAHLSPLLLPPSPRSPVSPLPQSLNSGLLLSRNSGQPGPASAASGTTTPSSTAASSSSPNSVGFSSVTNFFSTSLANEARPSTPTTSLGRKHNWRRVSTKRHFFFILCLVISA, encoded by the exons ATGAGCCTGAAGATCTGTAACCTTCAGGGAGTTACGGATGCCCTGTTCCGTGAGTTCCTCTCCCAGCCTGGGGAACGGCAGTGGTGCAGCGAGATTCTCCGTTCCATCACCAAGG gggagagggtggagacaAATGACTTTCTGAAGCTCTCCTCAGATACACCCCCTCGCAGTTCCCCTCGCAGTTCCCCAGTGAACTCTCCCCGCAACCATGCCCATCTCTCCCCACttcttcttccaccctccccccgtTCTCCTGTGTCCCCCCTTCCACAGTCCCTGAATTCAGGTCTGCTCTTGTCACGGAACAGTGGCCAGCCTGGGCCTGCCTCAGCTGCCTCTGGCACTACAACCCCGTCCTCCACCGcagcctcatcctcctctcccaatTCTGTGGGCTTTTCCTCTGTCACCaacttcttctccacctccctggCAAATGAGGCAAGGCCTAGCACTCCCACCACTTCTCTCGGACGCAAGCACAACTGGCGTAGGGTGAGTACAAAGAgacattttttcttcattttgtgttTGGTGATAAGTGCATGA
- the LOC119585040 gene encoding 2-aminomuconic semialdehyde dehydrogenase-like: MNVKVVVENFIAGVMVPCKRTMDSYEPGTGQVWAKIPDSGNLEVNAAVAAAKRAFPEWSGLPIQERAKHLLKVADLLEQRLEEFAVAESRDQGKPVWLARAMDIPRAVLNLRHFAQTVPNNLNTSSVRTDAGVVNYTVREPVGVAGLISPWNLPLYLLTFKLAPALICGNTVVAKPSELTSVTAYMLCKVLQDADFPSGVVNMVFGTGPSAGEALVSHPDVPLVSFTGSTATGKHIAQVAAPMFKKLSLEMGGKNAAVVFSDCDLDACVNTLKRSSFINQGQVCLCTSRIFVQRPIYETFLEKFVDIAKEIKVGCPSNQEVFMGALNSKPHLEKVKKYVKYAVEDGGNVLCGEGVDLLLLPEDNKQGYFMRPTIITGLDDNSRCMQEEIFGPVTCVVPFDTEEEVVKRANNSAFGLCASVWTSNVGMAHRMAHKLKVGTVWTNCWLVRDLNMPFGGMKASGIGREGTQDSLEFYTEAKTICTKIA, from the exons ATGAACGTGAAGGTGGTCGTCGAGAATTTCATCGCGGGCGTGATGGTGCCGTGCAAGAGGACCATGGACTCCTATGAACCAGGCACGGGGCAGGTTTGGGCCAAGATTCCCGACTCTGGCAACTTGGAAGTCAATGCTGCGGTTGCTGCGGCCAAGAGGGCCTTCCCAGA ATGGTCAGGATTACCCATTCAAGAACGAGCCAAGCATCTCCTGAAGGTGGCTGATTTGCTGGAACAACGACTTGAAGAGTTTGCCGTTGCTGAATCTCGCGATCAGGGGAAGCCAGTTTGGCTAGCAAGGGCAATGGATATTCCACGTGCTGTCCTGAACCTAAGACATTTCGCTCAGACTGTTCCAAATAATCTTAATAC ATCAAGTGTAAGGACTGACGCAGGCGTAGTCAACTACACAGTCCGAGAGCCAGTGGGTGTTGCTGGCCTAATTAGCCCATGGAaccttcccctttatctcctgACCTTCAAACTTGCTCCAGCACTCATATGCGGCAATACTGTAGTTGCCAAACCCTCAGAACTTACCTCTGTCACAGCCTATATGCTGTGCAAGGTGCTTCAGGATGCAG ACTTCCCAAGTGGAGTTGTCAACATGGTGTTTGGAACGGGGCCCTCTGCAGGCGAGGCTTTGGTGAGCCATCCTGACGTCCCTCTCGTGTCTTTCACGGGCTCAACCGCTACAGGGAAGCACATAGCCCAGGTCGCAGCACCCATGTTCAAAAAACTGTCATTGGAG ATGGGTGGGAAAAATGCAGCTGTAGTTTTCAGTGACTGTGACTTAGATGCTTGTGTGAACACGCTCAAGAGATCGTCTTTCATCAATCAGGGTCAG GTTTGCCTCTGTACTTCAAGAATCTTTGTTCAGCGCCCCATCTATGAGACATTCCTAGAAAAGTTTGTGGATATAGCCAA GGAAATCAAGGTCGGCTGCCCCTCCAATCAAGAGGTTTTCATGGGGGCCCTTAACTCAAAGCCCCatttggaaaaagtgaaaaagtacgTCAAGTATGCCGTTGAGGATGGCGGGAATGTCCTCTGTGGCGAAGGTGTGGACCTGCTTCTTTTACCAGAGGATAATAAACAG GGCTATTTCATGAGACCAACCATTATCACTGGACTGGATGACAATTCTCGTTGCATGCAAGAGGAGATCTTTGGCCCAGTGACCTGCGTTGTACCCTTTGACACAGAGGAAGAGGTGGTCAAGCGGGCCAACAACTCTGCTTTTGGTCTGTGTGCTTCAGTTTGGACCTCTAATGTTGGCATGGCACACCGCATGGCACATAAACTAAAG GTTGGCACAGTGTGGACCAATTGCTGGTTGGTGCGAGACCTCAACATGCCATTTGGAGGAATGAAGGCCAGTGGCATTGGCAGAGAAGGAACCCAAGATTCCCTGGAATTCTATACCGAAGCAAAAACCATTTGTACAAAGATTGCTTGA